A window of Syntrophales bacterium genomic DNA:
GATACACCTGGCGGGCTTTGGCATAAAACGGTGCGGCATAACGGACAAGCTTGACACCGAGCCATTCCTGGGCGATGTCACCGAGGGCCTTTCCGATTTCCTCGTTGGTCCCACGCAGGACAATATGCCGAACTTCCATGTAAGTTCCCGGCTCCTTTGGAAGTATTACTTTATTGGTTACAATAGTGCCGGCCTGCACAGCAGAAGCTATAATTGTCAAGAGTATTACGGATATTAATATATACTTTTTCATGTTCCTCCTCCTGTTATGCCGGATTTAAACATAAAGTTCATTTGCTGCAATATTAACAGTATTAACAGGATTTTCAAATAAAGATAAGAGATTGAACAATGAAAAGTTCTGAAACATCGAAAAGCGTCACCCTGCCATATCTTGCGGTCATTAACTTTAAAAAATGACAGGGAAGTTTGGATACAATAACGCTGTGTGAGCTTTTGGATTTGATGGTATTGGTCAAGGTATGTCATAGCTATCTAAATTTGACAGTCTCGTAAAAAGGCATAAACTGCACCATTTGTCATGCTGAACTTGTTTCAGCATCTAATTATTTCAGCAAGTTAGAGACCCTGAAATAAATTCAGGGTGACAAAAACTGACTTTTTACGAATACATCAAATTTAGTTCAATGAAAAAAATTATTATTGCTTTCACCTGCCTATACGTAACTTTTGGTTCAGAATTGCGGTGAGGATTACCATTTAAAATCAGTGATCTTTAAGTTGAAAACCTTTTTCCCGAAATAATCTCAGGCACGCATCTACGACATCCGCGTCGTAAAGGGCTCCTCTATTCTTCTCGATTTCTTCCAGAGCCGCATCAATGCCCAAGCCGGGACGATAGGGCCTGTGTGAGGACATGGCTTCCACCACGTCGGCCACACCCATGATGCGGGCCTCCATAAATCTCATCCCCCTTCAGATTTCTTGGATAGCCTGAACCATCCATCCGTTCATGGTGCTGGTAGACAATCTCTGCCAGGGGCCAGGGGGATTCCACATCCTTCAGAATCTCATATCCACTCCGGGAGTGCTCTTTAATCAGGGAAAACTCAATCTCCGACAGTTTTACTGGTTTAGACAATATCTCTGAGGGGATGCACAGTTTCCCGATGTCATGGATGGAACCTGTCATCCGGATTCCATCGATTTTCTCCTGGGGTAATCCCATCTCCGTGGCGATGGCACGGGCCAGATCCGCAGACCGAACCTGGTGACCGGCCGTATAGGGATCTCTTGCTTCCACAACCGATACCATGACCTGAATAGTTGTGCCAAGGGCATTTCTGAGACTTTCCATGGTCTGTTTAAGCTCTTCTTCGGCCTGCTTGCGCTTGGTGATATCGCGGGCGATTCCTGCAGTCCCTACGACATTTCCCTGCTCATCATATATCGGCGTTTTTATTGTTTCTATCCACAAAGATCTGCCTTCGTCGTCTGTCAATGGCTCTTCAACCTGTTTACGCTTGCCGGATTCCATGACTTCTTTGTCATCTGTTCTATACCTTTCAGCTAAATCCCCCGGCCATATATCTAAATCCGTTTTGCCAACTAAATCCTCTGGCTTAAAACCGCATGATTTTCCAAAAGGTTCGTTTACAGAAACAAACCGACTTTCTTTATCCTTTAGCCAGGCAATATCAGGAATATTATCAAGGATGGCTTTCTGTCGTTGTTGACCCTCCTGCAGCGCCTTCTCCACCCGCTTGCGCTCGGTGATCTCTGCTCGTAACTCCTTATTAACCAGCATCAACTCTTCCGTACGATCCGCTACACGCTGTTCCAGCTCATCGCGTGCCCGTTGCAAATCAATCAAGGTGCTCTCAAGCTTTCTGATCGGATAGGTGCGGAAAATAAAATACAATAGGCAGCCGAATAGCGAACTGAGAATTCCTATTAGAGCTGTGGTGATTATTTGTGTTCGAATGGAATGTCTTACTACAATCGAACCGGCAAGTCGTCCTGAGTCAAAAAATGTCGCTGAAGTAGAAATTATTGGACGTGATACTGTAAGATCAGTTTTTTCGACAATTTCCCCGGCCGTGTTACGAATTTCCAGTTCATGATCGATTCCATGGATTGAAGGTAGCGAGACAAAATGCTTCAACCCTACGCTCTCGAACTCCCACAAATCCGGGCTGGCATGGATATTTTTTTCGATGGATTTTGCAAGAAAGGCAGCTTCTGTCGTAAGAGCCTTTTGCGCAGTGTTTATTGAAATAGCGTAATACACACCGGGTCCTACAATGGCAATAACACAAGCAGCAAAAGCGCCCAGGATGCTCATAATCTTCGTTATTGATTCTTTCGATTGCGATTGGCCACGTTGGGAACTAAAAGACATAAGTCACATCACTTTCCGGTTATCCGCTGTAAAATCACATGACCGTTATCAGAGAGAATCTTTTGACCGTCCCTGGAAAAAACGAATTCTATAAAGTCTTTAACTGCACCCCTGCATTTATCCCTTTTGTAGATCAAAGACAATGTCATTGCGTAGGGATATTTGCCGGCGGAGACATTGGAGAGCGTGGGGGCTACCCCATCGACGGAGAGGGCCTTAATCTTTCGTTTCTCTGCTGCTACTACAGAGCTACTGGTTGTACCTAATGAACCGGGCGTCTTCTCGATTTGCACGGCCGCTTCCTGGTCAGTGTTACCGACAAATACGCCGGGAATGGAGTGAGCCTTCTTAGACGCCGACTTTAAACCGGGATTGATGCTCGCCAGACAGACTGAAAAAGTGTCACCCACGGGACGAAGGATAAGCCTGATAGGCGTTCCATCGGGCCAGTTCTTGCGCTTTACTGCATATATTTCTTCTATTTCCGCAAGCGTGAAACCTTTGGCTGGGTTTGAATCCCGCACCCCGAAGATAAAGGCAGTGCGACCATAGGGCTCTTCGATGATTTCCGTACTCCGTTCTTCCGGCCTGAGGAGACGGTTAGACAGCCCTATATCAATCTTCCCTTTCCTTACCGCTTTGATGCCTCCTGAGCTGCCGATACTGGGTAGTACATCGACGTTTACATTGGGGTACTTCTTCTGAAAACCCTTCGCCATCAGTTGCATTGTGCCTATGCTCGATCCTGTACCGGTAATAATCAGGGTTTCCTTGGAACTCGCGGAAGCGGCGCCTGTAAAAAAAGATACTACAAACAGAGGGATGGCGA
This region includes:
- a CDS encoding PAS domain S-box protein — protein: MSFSSQRGQSQSKESITKIMSILGAFAACVIAIVGPGVYYAISINTAQKALTTEAAFLAKSIEKNIHASPDLWEFESVGLKHFVSLPSIHGIDHELEIRNTAGEIVEKTDLTVSRPIISTSATFFDSGRLAGSIVVRHSIRTQIITTALIGILSSLFGCLLYFIFRTYPIRKLESTLIDLQRARDELEQRVADRTEELMLVNKELRAEITERKRVEKALQEGQQRQKAILDNIPDIAWLKDKESRFVSVNEPFGKSCGFKPEDLVGKTDLDIWPGDLAERYRTDDKEVMESGKRKQVEEPLTDDEGRSLWIETIKTPIYDEQGNVVGTAGIARDITKRKQAEEELKQTMESLRNALGTTIQVMVSVVEARDPYTAGHQVRSADLARAIATEMGLPQEKIDGIRMTGSIHDIGKLCIPSEILSKPVKLSEIEFSLIKEHSRSGYEILKDVESPWPLAEIVYQHHERMDGSGYPRNLKGDEIYGGPHHGCGRRGGSHVLTQALSSRLGH
- a CDS encoding substrate-binding domain-containing protein, with protein sequence MKLYLRYQILIFAIPLFVVSFFTGAASASSKETLIITGTGSSIGTMQLMAKGFQKKYPNVNVDVLPSIGSSGGIKAVRKGKIDIGLSNRLLRPEERSTEIIEEPYGRTAFIFGVRDSNPAKGFTLAEIEEIYAVKRKNWPDGTPIRLILRPVGDTFSVCLASINPGLKSASKKAHSIPGVFVGNTDQEAAVQIEKTPGSLGTTSSSVVAAEKRKIKALSVDGVAPTLSNVSAGKYPYAMTLSLIYKRDKCRGAVKDFIEFVFSRDGQKILSDNGHVILQRITGK